The Panicum virgatum strain AP13 chromosome 3N, P.virgatum_v5, whole genome shotgun sequence genome includes the window aatgctacagtaaataacctctaatgacagattagttaggctcattagattcgtctcgcgatttacagacgagttttgtaattatttttgtgattaatctatgtttagtacttcaaatgttaaaaaatgccttttcaaaatttttacaacgcgcaaccaaacggggccttaaTTTCAGGCAGGAACCGGTCGCTGCTGCCTGCTAGTTAGGGTTCATCAGTTCGCTTACCTCAGGATGCCAGATACACGGTGCAGTGGCCTCACGGGTCACGGCCTCACGAAGTAGTGCAGggcgcgatgaatctaatgatggtaattaatcgataattggttatagtaatgctacagtaaccattctctgaTTATGCAGTCAAatgactcattagatttgtctcacgAAGTAGTACAGGGATTgtggaattagttttgtaaactaacTTTATTTGAAACatttaattaatggtcaaagtttgCTACAATATCCTGTACTACAAAACCAAACAGCCCCACAACACTGCAATGAAATTTAAAATtcttttaggccctgtttagttttcaaaaaaattcctacagtacccgtcacatcaaatcttcgaacacatgcatggagaatAAAATGTAGTTGAAActaataactaattatacagtttaactgtaaatgacgagatgaatcttttaagcctaattagtccatgattggatattaattgtcaaataacaacaaaaatactacagtatcaaaatccaaaaaatttcgcgaactaaacacacccttaggaATTCTAAATCGCATcataggccttgtttggttcctcCTAGCGCTAGGAAATTTTGTATGCATgcagtactaaataaaatttattttttatattttttatggatagatgtaacttttcgcgatgaatctaatgacggtaattaattaaaGATTGACTATattaatactacagtaaccatcctccaATCATGcagtcaaagatctcattagattcgtctcgcgaagtagcgttggggttgtgaagttagttttgtaagcTGACTTTATTTAAAACATGTAACTAATGGTCAAAGTTAACTACAATACCTaatgaatttcaaaaaaaaactacaatACCTAGCGCtactaaaccaaacagggccatatcTCTTTGTGAGAATAATTGTGTTTTCAGTATGCTAGTAGTAAATCCGGAATGCGTCATGCTTGGTTACCAAATTGATAAAGATATTTTGGAATTTACTACTCCTTTATTATAGAATACAgctatttttagattttttttaataaaacctTTTGAACTTTAGCTAAAGATGAAAATATCTGAATTTGATCAAATCTAAAAGTTGCTATATTTTGGAGTCGAGGTAGTGTAAGAGTGCATTTGGTAGAGCTCCCAGAGCTGATTCTCTGTTTAATTCAGCATGAGCtctgccaaataatttttcagaGAGAAGTGATTCGCCGCTGATTCTATCACACCCGGTTTCAAAAAGAAGACCAGATGTATCTCATATGTGCACCAGGAtcaagtttacacacatatgaaaGACGCCATAAGTGAATATATCAAAAATAATGTTCAACAACGCAAATAAAAGAGAATAAGTACTTTATTATACACTCCGAATAATATACACGAAGGTCTTAACGTTTACCGATAACCTATGCGAGATCATCAACAAAGTTTCTGTAATCCCGCAATTGACTGGTGAACGCGCCTAGAACTCCTCAAAATCACTGAAGTACCCCACTTCGTCATTCTCTTCTGAAATAATTATACAaaggtgagtacacttatggttgatACTCAGCAAATGGGTGGAGATGCAAGCCATGAAAGGAAACGCTAAGGTTCAAGCAGTCACCATTTTAGTTGGTCtagttttattagcaagcacctAATTACTAggtataagtttataccaacccaCTTAAGCATAAGCATAAAAGAACCAACATATAAATCAAGGAACCACAAGTTAAttattcttcaagttcaattatcgtgtgagggtccaagccgctcataaccgtgagcatggatgttatatcagttttacactctgcagaggttataCACTTTTCCCACAATTCATGTTCCCCTATGTCACTCGGGTTTGTAAGGTCCTTAAACACTTTCTTTGGTGAGTGGCAAGGGGTACACTATGAAGCCTTTACAAAGACACACGGAAAACTAACAGCCCACTAGAGTTTCAGTAGGGGAGTGGACCATAACCCTCCCTAATGTTCAGCACCTTAGCAAAGGCTATTACCCCGAGAGGATGGAGCTATACCCCTTCTCCGACCCCCTCCTTGCCCTTTCGATAAGGCTATCAGTCAACTACGTGCCTAATTAATCAACTAAGGTCAGAGCCAGTAGTTGTAcagttttcttgggtggttctctatGTTCCAATTAAACAACATGATCTTCTAATTAGAACAAGTATAACAACATAAATAAAGTCTTGTTTAAAATTTCAAAGATTATAACCATAACCAtcccaagataaagcatctaagcAATTCTACCCAACAAATATTAAAACCGGTATTTCAAGGGTTGGGTAAAAAGACTAGGTAAAGTCCTTAATAGGATTCCCATCAAGTTTATGCAATACAATGATAAAGTAAATTGAATTATCACGATATTAATAGGACAAAAAAGAATATACAGAGGGAGAaggccacttgccttcctcgtcaAATTGGTGTGGCTCTTCCTCGAACACTCGCTCTTGATTACCCTAGAACAACACGTCGTCTACACGACCAGACAAGTAAAACATGCACATATAAGAAACAGTCAATAAAACAGTATAAAAAGAAGTAATTAAGTTGAAAAAGTTGTAGAGCATGATGCAAGGACCGCGTGAGCACGAGAATCACTGAAATCAGAGTTAAATGAGTAaggtatggccaaaacaaggttcCAGAGGTTTATTTGTGATAGATTTGAACTTCCAAGGGCTAACtctgaagaaaccaggggctaaaaTCTAATTAAACCTTCGATACAAGGGCTAGCTTGCAAAAGTAAAGGCTATGGACGGTGGGTTCAAAATTTAGAaagatcaggggctaaaacagaagAAAAAGGACCTAAgtctaattatttttgaactatgcTGGACGGTGGGTTAATGACAGGAAAACTGAGGAGCTCTTTAGTAAAAGGACATAGGGTTGACCGGTACCGAACCCGTTGACCCTGATCAATCGGATCTGGGACGTTGGATGGGGATctggcggctagggttagaTTGGATCTGGGTTGCTGGGTTTAGATCGGGCGGCTAGGGTGGTTTGGGCGGAACGGGTGGCGGCGCTGAGTGCCGACGGTGAGGGCTAGCGGCGGTGACTCACCGGCGATTTGCGAGTACGCGATTTCGGCCGTGGTTTTGGCTCGGGTCTGGCCGGGAAGGACTAGGGCGAGGTCGCGAATCCATCTAGGGCATTTGCTCGGCGAGACAAAGGCCGAACGCCTGTGCACGGTGGTGAGTGGCGgagcggcagcgacgacgagccATTCCGCGCGAGGGAGAACAGGATAGGGGAAAAGAAGGGGCCGGTGGACGATCCTCACCATGATACGAAGCTCCGGGGCGGCGAAGTCGGCGAGGAGCGACGGCGAAGTGGCGGGATGACGACGGctccgagctcggcggcgctgTAGGACAGAGAAATGGGAggtgaggagcaggaggagtgGAGAAAGGAAATCGGCAACAATGCTCACCACCAAGCAAGGCTTCGATGACGGCGGCAAAGGCGCAGCGAGATGCCGaaatgtcggcggcggcgataaGAGCCTGTGCGGTGGCATTGCAGCAGGGCAAGGGAGCGgagagcgagacgtgaagagggAAAGGGAGTGCGGCGTCGCTCGGGTGAGTGATTTATAGGTCGCAGAGAGGAGAGGGGCGTCAGCAAGGAAAGGGGGCGTGGTGGAGCTTGATGGCCGGCAATGAAGGCCATGACACGGCGAGGTTGACGGCCAAGGAAGGAAGGGAGCGCGGGGTGGGATGACGGCGGATCATTACGTGCCTTGATGGCGCAGTGAGGCGGGAGGGGGGTGGCGTTCGAGCGGACGACGCTGCGCGAAGTCAGCGGCGGGAGATAGGGCGAGCGGCTAAAGGTAGGAGACGGTGCCAACATGCGGGGCCCACCtggaagtgtgtgtgtgagagagagagagaggtggagaGGGAAGTGGGCTGGCGAGGTGGGTTGTTGGGCCGGCTGGAGATGGGCCGAGCgggggaaaagagagggagaggggaaagaaagtggaatgggcctaggggtggtaatagGCCATGACTCTAATACTCTCTTCACAATTCTATTtggtttttaattttttttagctcaaaattgtataacaTTAGAGCCCGAcccttttagggcccggccCTTAGATTATGTAGGGAAAAAATCAATCCCTTTACCACCCTTAGCTGGGccagaaagagagagagagaaaggtttgtttgttatttttttttcttttagctCAAACAAACATTTGAACTaaaattatttgaattcaaacaaaagttTAAATTTGGGTGTTACAGATCACGTGAAATGAGAGACTGGGAGCTAAAAAACTACCTTTTCCTAATTTTGTGAAATGATTCTCAATTCTGATTATAAGAGTTTATGCTATAGAATCAAAGAGAATCACTTTTTGCTACAAATCACTTCTATCAGACATCAGCACCTATAGAGAATCAGGACAAGAAGGAGTATTACAAAAAAGACCCAAAAATTAATTCGCACTACAGCTTCTCAACTAATTGTATTCTCTTCTATCACAGACGTAGGTTGTTTTTTCATTCCTAGTGAATCAGATTCCTATCATAAAACCCTATCCTCAGTggggtttttacatttttaccattataacgaaTGGCACTCGCTCGAATATCATTTTTAGAATGACGCCTACAACTTTAGCATTCTTGTTTCGTGGCTCTTATATTTTTACCACATTTGTCTACGTGGCATGCCACGGCGGCCTGGCACGATGGGCCGAGTCAACAGGGGCAGGCGAAATGTCCTCCCTACTCCTGACTAccttctctcttcttcctccctgtcCCGCAGCCAGTTAGGCCCCACTCGTCaacttcatcttctacctccagcGCCATGACGAGTTCGGCCCACGCCACCACCATCCAGCACTCGCGCGTCGCGGCCTCGAACCACTCGGGAAACTCTTGGCGCGCCGACCCGCGGACCATGCCCGGCCAGATAACCCAGAGGAACGGCACGCCGCTGCCGGCGATGCCCCACGCCGTCTCCACCAGGTCCCGCGGGCTCATGCACGCCAGGCTGCCGAAGCTCACGTAcagcgccgacgccggcggccgcgcgtcCAGCCACTCCAGGCAGCTCCGGTCCTGCCGCAGCAGGCTGCTGTCGCCGGCCGGGGAGAACTTGTGGAGCGGGCCGATGTCGAACACCGGCACGGCCAGGTCCCGACGGAGGCCGTCCAGATCGCGCCGCTCGAGCGCGTCGAACGTGTTGAGTATGAGCCCCGAGTCGAGCTTCACGACCGTCACGACGCGGGCCAGAAGCTCGCGCACACCGTCGCGGTCGTCACCGCCGAGAACCACCAGGACATGCCTTTTACAGGGAGGTAGCCTTTCTCGAAGAGCATCGGGTACGCGAGGAAGCAGGCTGCTCGGCGAGGCCTCTTGCTTGCTTGGTCGGCCGATCGGTGCTGGGCACCTAGCGTGCGTGCGTAGCGGATGATCcgtgcggatctgatgaactgcgTTTGGGGTTTGGCGCGTCAATGGGGGATTCCTCCCCTGCGCTCTGCGACGGCGCGGGCGCCACCAggttcctcgccgccgcggcgtggtTCGCGCGCGCGAGCAGGGCCGCCTGACGTGGCGCCCGTGTGGGAGCGTTGGGAGCTGCTGGGGCTGAACTCGTCATGGCGCTGGATGTAGGAGATGAAACTGAcgagtgggccccactgccagCGAGAGAATCTGTAGGACCCGGCTGtcatggaggaagaagagagaaggTGGTCAGGAGTAGGGAGGATATTTCGCCTGCCTTTACTGATACTGACTCGTGCCAGCGTGTCGAACCGCCGTGGCATGCCATATAGGTAAATATGATAAAAATATAAGAAATACAGAACAAAAATGTTAAAATTGTAGGCGTCATTCTAAAAGTGATATTCAAACGAGTGTCATTCATTATTcattataatggtaaaaattGTAAAAACCCCATACTCAGTCCCCCATTCTCACGAGCACCACTTCCATATCCAGGTAGACacaggccgccgtcgccccttcCCAGCACAAGGCCGCTGCCGCCCCTTCGCAGCACCACCACGCCCCGTCCAgcaccggtcgccgccgccggcccgccgcctccctcgccccTCCGTCATCCCCTCCCCTCCGACCCagagcgctgcgccgccgcgcgcgcccaggGAGGGCGACagagcgcgggcgcggccgccgtgcAGGGGCACGTGCTCCCCAACGCGCTCGACACCACCGCCATCGACTGGGTCAACGCCGCGGAGCTCCCGTCCCCCGTGAACCCCGGCAGCGCCGTGCGGCTCACGCTCGCCAAGGTGAAGGAGGGGGTGGAGCTCGCGCAGCATCGCCGCCCagccccggccccggcgccggAGCTCTTCGCGCCcgtggcggcggctccggcggcggctaaGAGGAAGGCGGCGCCGGAGGGGGCAGCCGTCAAGGCGGAGGCCGACGCCAACGCCAAGCCCGCGCGCAAGGTAGGGGAATGGAACAGATTACAGAGGAGACGATGACAGCTcgtttatttattttctgtggAACGTGATTTTGGCCAAGAAATTATCTGGTTGCATAGTTTGAGATTCGATTCGTAATCGTTCATTCATGGGTAAACTTgaagaaagttttttttttcttttggaacaAAGAACACTGCCACTTGAGCGAATTTGTTTCAACCAAGATTTCAAGTTGGGTACCCTTTCAAGTTTATGTGGAGGGCATGTGATActgtaaacaaaaaaaaggaggaATCTTTCTGCTCAGTAAAAAGAGGCGGATTTTATGGTAGTACAGGTAGTAGAAAAAGGTAAGAATCTTTGCTTGTTTCAAAGACACACAGAGAGAGATAGAAATTACAGTTGCAGAAACCCCAAGCCAAGAGGGTTTGTCCTGGGATATTTTTAGCTCATTTGTTCTTACACGATGCCTAATCTAGTCTCTTTTGTCCATCCGAGTATATTAATCAGGTTGACTCTGTTTGGGCAAGAGCCAAGAGCTGTATACATCCACATCATATGTTCTTTTAAGAGCTTTATGCACCACATGTCATCTCATCTGCTTTGGCGAATTCCAAACAACCAGGTGTCGGGTGCATTCATGCCACCGATGTTGGCGAGATCACCGGACGACTCGGCGGAGAAGCCCGCGGCGTTCCCAGTCCCAGACCTGACCCTCTCATCCCCAGCGATCGACGCCGCCTGCCCTGCCGCCCCGAGTGCCACCAGCAGCGCCGTCACGGACGGGGGCACCGTGGCgcagcgcctgcgcctgcgccagcaccaccagcagcagcagccggcgcaGCAGAGGAAGGCCCGGCGGTGCTGGtcacccgagctccgccgccagttCGTCGTCGCGATCCAGCAGCTCGGCGGAGCGCAAGGTGAGGATCTCGTTGTGTGATTGCTAAGAAATCGCGCTCTTGATTCGCTGAATTGGCCTGCTCCAATTGGTGTCGCTGCAGTTGCCACGCCAAAGAAGATCAGGCAGCTGATGAAGGTGGACGGGCTGACGCACGACGAGGTGAAGAGCCACCTGCAGAAGTACCGGCTGCACACGCGGCGGGCGTCATCGTCAGATGGCGGTGACCTCCAGGCTGCGCCGGAGCAGCAGGACGCGACGTCGCAGCACAGCATGTCGCAGTCGGGGTCGCCCCAGGGGCCCCTGCAGCTGACGGTGTCGAGTCGGGCCATGTCGGCGACCGCCGGGGACAGctgcgacggcgacgaggcggaGGGCGGCAGGTCCGAGAGCTACGGTTTCGGGGCGCAGCACGGGACCAAGGCCTCGTTGTCCTGAAAATCCTGCTCTATTGGTCCTTGGCACAGCAGCAGtatagaagaagaagatggatgCAGCAGCATTATGATGAGATGATGGAAACCACATACTCCGCAGATGAGAGGCATGTTGAgaggattcttttttttttttttttttttgcagatgaaCTGATGCGAGTGATTTGTCGAGTGTTTGTTTGTAGGTGTGAGATATGAGATGAGATGTTGCTACATTAGATTGCAGAAATCTTCAGGTTGAGTCGAATCAGCATGGTCGAGAGGCCGATCGGTTTTACATTTTAGGAAGATTGCTGGGCTTGTTGCTTGTTAATGGAGCTACCCATCTGCTGATCTCGCCTGTTCTTTTGCAATCGGATGCAGATTCATTCACCCGGTCAGACTGTTCATTGGTTGGTTACTGATGTTCTTCCTGTCCTCCTGATGGTGGTTTGAGTCTCCCTGTAAAATGGAGAACTGATCAGGCAtgcttggagatgctcttgttTGTGCCGATATATCAGGTAGGGCAACCGGCCGGTGACCCGgtcgctgctgcctgctggttaGGGTTCGTCAGTTCAGCGTTGTTGATTCTCTTCGTTtccggccctgtttggttttggtgTTCTAGGGAAAGGGAATCTTGCATGCATTGAGtattaaaaatgaaaatattTGAATTTGATCAAATCTAAAAGTTGCTATATTTTGGAGTGGCGGTAGTATCAGGGGTAGTATAAGAGTGCGTTTGGTAGAGTTCTCAGAGCTGATTCTCTATTTAATCCAACaggagctctgccaaacagtTTTTCAAATAGAAGTGATTCTGATTCTGTGAAATGAGAGAATGGGAGCTGAAAAGTAGCTTCTCCTAATTCAGTGAAGTGATTCTCCATCATGATTATAAGAGTTTATGGCTTCTCCTAATTCAGTGAAGTGATTCTCCATCATGGTTATAAGAGTTTATGCTAGAGAATCAAAGAGAACCACTTTTCGACACAAAATCACATCTCTCAGAGATCAGCTCTTGTAGAGAATCAGAATCAGACCAAGCATTACCAAACAGACCCAAAATTTAATTCGCATCACAGTTTCTCAACTAATTGTATTCTCTCATATCACAGACATAGGTTGTTTTTCATTCCTAGTGAATCAaactttttatataattttatgaTTCGTATCAAGTCAAACGCTTCAAATTATATGAACTAATCGGATGAATTTACATTATCAAGTGCATTACTAAAAAAATCATAACACGTAGGCATTGCCTTTTTATCTTAAACTAGCATAGTGCCCATGCATTGCTAGGGTAATATAATAAATCTACATAATATTATTAACAaaataatatcatcaattttgtgcttGTACTCCGTGTGCAGGCCATGATGTAATCATGCCAGACATTGATTGTCTGGGATCCAATTGGGATTCCGATTGATTTGTTCGGGTTCCGATTATGATTCTAATTAATTTGTTCAGGTTCCAATTAGGATTCCGAATGACGAAAGGCTAGTCTGACTCGCATATGGGGTTGACTAAGACCCACATGTCAATGACACAAGacggaccaaaccaaaaatttaggtggaaaTCTTACTCGCTTTAGTGATAAGTATAAATAAAGGTATATATATCATGTGTATTATTTATCTAAAAAGATCACCATGTCCTACTTATATTTATGATTTTGATAGTATAGACAGTcacatatttatatatatgttaATTGGATTATGCTGCGAAGAACACGACTCTTTGAAAGTTCGCACGTTGAGAATGCTATTTTTTATGGCACTGGTTTGCCTATTTGCAAGTCAAAGTCAAGGAACGCAGGTGTCTGACTAATTTTGACCCTCTTTGCTTGAAACCACCTAGGCATCTACTAGGTGATTTTCTAGCCGTCCGATCTGAGGTCAGCACAGCAGCCGTTGGATCGGCCAATCCTCACACCCCCCCTCCTTGTCGGTTGTTCCCTTCCCACCAGtcgaaaccgccgccgccgccgaccgcccactccgcacgccgccgccgccgccgacgccggggGCACGGTAAACCCCTTAAATCCCGACCCACGCCGGGGCATCCGGAACTCTCCGCTGCCGCCTCCAGAGCACGAGGGGAGGGATGAGGGAGGTGGTGACGGTGCAGGTCGGCGGCTTCGCGAACTTCGTCGGCTCCCACTTCTGGAACTTCCAGGTGATCGATTCGACTCGCCTGCGGTGCCTCCCCCTAGCGATTCCCTAGCCTCTTCCTCTCACCGCCTTCTGCTCCGCAGGATGAGCTGCTCGGGCTCGCCGACGACCCCGGCGCCGACCCGGTGTTCAGGACCGCCGCGCTGGACATGGACGTCCTGTACCGCGCCGGCGAGACGCACCAGGTGGAGGCGCCCGCCCGCTTGTGTCGGTGGTGGTCAGTATTCACTACGCTTCTCGTGTTTCCTCTACTGACGCCGCTCGATTTCTTCAGGGTGTGGCCACCTACTGCCCCCGTCTGGTATCGGTCGGTTCTCGAGGTGATTGACCGACCGTGTTCTTCCTTCACTTTGCGTCTGCTACTCTGCTCATGCCGAACATTAGTATATTACTAGTTTGATGGGTTTAAGCCGGCTCATTGCTCTGTTTCTCGTCATGCACACTGTTTTGTTTCCTGTCATGTAAATCACTTGATGATGGCATTTGCAGGGTCTCTTGGCTCTTTGAGTTCCTCCGGTACTCTGGGTTCGAGCAGTGCTGCTGCTGATCAGCCTAACGTCTTCACATGGCAAGTGATGTTCTATCCTCAAACCTATATGTTCTAACTACTAAATCCATCATGCATCATCGGTCTATGGTGTTTGGATTTATATGAGCTAATGATAAATATGCAATTTGTTTTGTATGCTTGGGGTTGCTTGTGTAATGGGGGCTAAAATTGCACTAGTTGTAGATTGAAGCTTTGTATGTGTATGTGGTGGAGCCAGGATTAAAATTTACCTATGGCGAACCAACTACCACCTACTGTATTCTAACCAATCATACTTGGTAAACCAATGATGGTGGCGGGGGTGTTTGTCGGCCGGCAGGTATGGCGGCTGCCATGACTCGCCAGACTGTAGCTCGTTATATTCCTGTTAAATAAACAAATTCAGCTTTTCATATAATTGTAGGAAATTATTACTTCTGGAAGGAACAATTAACCAGCCTTAGCCTCTTTGTACAAGCATTCTGGGGTTTGTAA containing:
- the LOC120668007 gene encoding DIMBOA UDP-glucosyltransferase BX9-like, giving the protein MTSSAPAAPNAPTRAPRQAALLARANHAAAARNLVAPAPSQSAGEESPIDAPNPKRSSSDPHGSSATHVLVVLGGDDRDGVRELLARVVTVVKLDSGLILNTFDALERRDLDGLRRDLAVPVFDIGPLHKFSPAGDSSLLRQDRSCLEWLDARPPASALYVSFGSLACMSPRDLVETAWGIAGSGVPFLWVIWPGMVRGSARQEFPEWFEAATRECWMVVAWAELVMALEVEDEVDEWGLTGCGTGRKKREGSQE
- the LOC120668008 gene encoding serine/arginine repetitive matrix protein 1-like, with amino-acid sequence MALDVGDETDEWAPLPARESVGPGCHGGRREKVVRKIQNKNVKIVGVILKVIFKRVSFIIHYNGKNCKNPILSPPFSRAPLPYPGRHRPPSPLPSTRPLPPLRSTTTPRPAPVAAAGPPPPSPLRHPLPSDPERCAAARAQGGRQSAGAAAVQGHVLPNALDTTAIDWVNAAELPSPVNPGSAVRLTLAKVKEGVELAQHRRPAPAPAPELFAPVAAAPAAAKRKAAPEGAAVKAEADANAKPARKVSGAFMPPMLARSPDDSAEKPAAFPVPDLTLSSPAIDAACPAAPSATSSAVTDGGTVAQRLRLRQHHQQQQPAQQRKARRCWSPELRRQFVVAIQQLGGAQVATPKKIRQLMKVDGLTHDEVKSHLQKYRLHTRRASSSDGGDLQAAPEQQDATSQHSMSQSGSPQGPLQLTVSSRAMSATAGDSCDGDEAEGGRSESYGFGAQHGTKASLS